The Streptomyces sp. NBC_00236 DNA window ACGCCGGCGAGCTTGCGCGGCGCGTAGTGCGAGATGAACAGGGCGATGCCGACAGCGATCGGAACCGCGATGACCATCGCGATGATCGAGCTGACGACGGTCCCGAAGAGCAGGACGGCGATGCCGAAGACGGGCGGGTCACCGGCCGGGTTCCAGTCGAAGGTGGTGAGGAAGTTGCCCTCGTCCTTCGAGATGGCGATCGCGGCGCGGTAGCTGAGGAACACGGCGATCGACGCCATGAGCACGAGCAGCAGGATGCCGGATCCGCGGGAGAGGCCCAGGAAGATCTTGTCACCGGCGCGGCCGGTGGACTTGGCGCGGGTGCGCCTGCCCGGCGGGGCCGGTGGAATTTCTGTCTGTGTGGTGGAAGCCATGGTCTTTCCGGTCTGTGTGGGGGAGCCCGCTGGGACTCCCCTGGCGGCGGTGCACCGGATGGGTCGGGTGGCGGGCCGGTCCGGAGAGATGCGCCGGACCGGGCCGCCGGTTGCGTTGTGCTCTTCTTCGTTGTGCGTCGTGCGGGGTGTGCGGGTTACGAGAGGCCGGCGACCGTCTCGCGGACCTTGGCGTTGATCGCGTCGGGGATCGGGGCGTAGCCGGCCTCGGTGAGGAGCTTCTGGCCGTCCGCGGAGGCGGTGTAGGTCAGGAAGGACTTCACGGTGCCGAGGGTGTCGGCCTTGTTGCCGGTGTCGCAGACGACCTCGTACGTCACCAGGACCAGCGGGTACGCGCCCTCGGCCTTGGTCGTGTAGTCGAGGTCGAGCGCCAGGTCCTTGCCGGTGCCCTTGACCTTGGCGGCGGCGATGGCCTTGGAGGCGTTCTCCGAAGTGGCCTTGACCGGGGCGGCGCCACCGGTGTTGATGTCGACCGTGGTGATCTGCTGTGAGGCGGCGTACGAGAGCTCGAAGTAACCGATCGAGCCGTCGACCTGCTTCACCTGGGTGGCGACACCGGAGGAGCCGGACGCGGCCTGGCCACCGGGGGCCGGCCACTTCTTCTCGGCCTCGTACTTCCAGTCGCTCGGCGCGGCGGCGCCGAGGTACTTGCCGAGGTTCTGGGTGGTGCCGGAGTCCTCGGAGCGGTGGAAGGGCTGGATCGCCTTGTCCGGGAGCTTGGCGCCCGGGTTGAGCTTGGCGATGGCCTCGTCGTTCCACTTCTTGATCTTCGTGTCGAAGATCTTGGCGAGGGTCGGGGCGTCCAGCGTGAGGCTGTCGACGCCGTCCAGGTGGAAGCCGACCGCGATCGGGCCGCCGACCATCGGGAGGTTGATGCCCTGGCCGGACTTGCAGATCTTCTTCGAGTCGGCGACCTCCTCGGGCTTCAGCGCCGAGTCGGAGCCGGCGAAGCCGACGGTGCCCTGGTTGAAGGCGACGATGCCCTCGCCGGACGAGGAGGAGTTGTAGTTGATCTCCACACCGGAACAGGCGGCCATGTACTCCTTGACCCAGAGGTCCATGGCGTTCTTCTGGGCGCTGGACCCGGAGGCGCGCAGCTGGCCCTTGGCGCCGTCGCACTTGACGTTCGACGCTGCCTTCGTCTGGCCGCCGTTCCCGCCGGTGTCGCCGCCGCTGTTGTTGTCCGAACCGCACGCCGTGAGGACCAGGGCGCCGGAGACGGCGAGGGCACCGAGCGCGGTGGCACGAAGCCGGTTCTTGCGCTGAAGCTTCACTTTCGGGTGTTCCTTCCAGGAGCCGCCGTGGTGGTTTCGGTCTACGACGGCGTGCGAGGTGGTGGGTCGGGCGGAAGTCGTGTCCGGTGCGGTGTGTTCCTCGCACCGTGCACTGCCGAAATTAGGCAGAACAGGTGAAGTGGCTTGCGGGGGTGAGTGAACGGAAGGTGAACCGTGTCGGGCGGCCTGGTTCCGGGGTGCGCGCCCGCCTGGGGGCGGGGTGTTCCGGGGTGTGCGCTCACGTGGAGGCGGCCCGGTCCCGGGCGTGGGTTCCGTCCTCGAACGCCGGACGGGCCGGAACGGCCGCCCGGGTGCCCTACGCGCGCGGCAGGGTGCGCAGCGCCGCGTCCAGCAGGTCGCGGTCGCGGGGCTGGGTCAGGCGGGTGCGGGCGGCGGCGGGGCGGAGCCACAGCACGCCGTCCACCTCGTCGTTCGGCACGAAGGCGCCCGCCGTGGCCTCGGCGGCCCAGTACGTGACCTCTTTCGGCCGGCCGTTCGCCACGTACCGGACCATGGGCAGCACGGCCCCGGGCACGCAGTGGTGGCCCGTCTCCTCCAGGACCTCGCGCAGGGCCGCGTCCCGCGGGGACTCGCCGCGCTTCAGCTTGCCCTTCGGGAACGACCAGTCGTCATAGCGCG harbors:
- the pstS gene encoding phosphate ABC transporter substrate-binding protein PstS, whose product is MKLQRKNRLRATALGALAVSGALVLTACGSDNNSGGDTGGNGGQTKAASNVKCDGAKGQLRASGSSAQKNAMDLWVKEYMAACSGVEINYNSSSSGEGIVAFNQGTVGFAGSDSALKPEEVADSKKICKSGQGINLPMVGGPIAVGFHLDGVDSLTLDAPTLAKIFDTKIKKWNDEAIAKLNPGAKLPDKAIQPFHRSEDSGTTQNLGKYLGAAAPSDWKYEAEKKWPAPGGQAASGSSGVATQVKQVDGSIGYFELSYAASQQITTVDINTGGAAPVKATSENASKAIAAAKVKGTGKDLALDLDYTTKAEGAYPLVLVTYEVVCDTGNKADTLGTVKSFLTYTASADGQKLLTEAGYAPIPDAINAKVRETVAGLS
- a CDS encoding NUDIX hydrolase, translating into MTRAVGSTVRAAGCVLWRRPPASAGGGVELCLVHRPRYDDWSFPKGKLKRGESPRDAALREVLEETGHHCVPGAVLPMVRYVANGRPKEVTYWAAEATAGAFVPNDEVDGVLWLRPAAARTRLTQPRDRDLLDAALRTLPRA